A single window of Colletotrichum higginsianum IMI 349063 chromosome 8, whole genome shotgun sequence DNA harbors:
- a CDS encoding Cytochrome P450 monooxygenase, whose protein sequence is MSLLRNSIGLCHSWSPISRRKQLDASNPLGVMILVRLLPGSHFKCQGTKQQILEWHAVSLYQTALLLVAQVSVRAFLGPEMSGNRRWVEINSQYTVVGLGAVMALRSWPRWLLPLIHRFHPQVRATQALLSEAREIMKHEREKRRQKKHRQVDSLDWFDEVASQRGDQYDPAVAQLTFAVAAMHSTTDQLCQVLIDLRNHQDVVDALRRELIEAVTREGWKQAAFNQLKLMDSVLKETQRLKPINQVFNKRAVLRDLELSNGVRLPKGAFIAVSAHQMRDPDVFPDPDDFKADRFIERAESDPEKARFCGFSSVSIDHTGFGFGKHACPGRTYVALELKVLLAHILLKYDFKMPDSAEPSLMNHGFDSLTDMTASVLVKRRKEEIELPA, encoded by the exons ATGTCATTACTAAGAAACTCAATCGGGCTTTGC CACAGCTGGTCTCCGATCTCTCGGCGGAAACAGCTGGATGCCTCAAATCCTCTTGGAGTGATGATTCTCGTACGCCTGCTTCCTGGCTCACATTTCAAATGTCAAGGGACTAAGCAACAAATTTTAGAATGGCACGCTGTATCACTGTACCAAACAGCACTACTTTTGGTTGCGCAAGTATCAGTTCGTGCATTTCTGGGTCCTGAGATGTCTGGCAACAGGCGATGGGTCGAAATCAACTCCCAGTACACCGTTGTGGGGTTGGGCGCGGTGATGGCGTTGCGATCCTGGCCGCGTTGGCTGCTACCGCTCATTCATCGCTTCCACCCCCAGGTGCGGGCCACGCAGGCTCTGCTGTCCGAGGCGAGAGAGATCATGAAGCACGAACGTGAGAAGCGCAGACAGAAGAAGCACCGCCAAGTGGACTCCCTTGACTGGTTTGACGAGGTGGCTTCACAGAGAGGCGACCAGTATGACCCGGCAGTTGCTCAGCTGACGTTCGCGGTGGCCGCCATGCATAGCACTACGGACCAACTGTGCCAGGTGCTGATCGACTTGAGAAATCATCAAGACGTGGTAGATGCACTGCGTAGGGAGCTCATCGAAGCGGTCACACGCGAGGGCTGGAAGCAGGCGGCTTTCAACCAGCTGAAGCTGATGGATAGTGTTTTGAAAGAGACCCAGCGGCTAAAGCCTATCAACCAGG TTTTCAACAAACGCGCCGTCCTTCGAGACCTCGAACTCAGCAATGGAGTCCGCCTGCCCAAGGGCGCTTTTATAGCCGTGTCAGCTCACCAAATGCGGGATCCAGATGTCTTTCCCGATCCGGATGACTTCAAAGCGGACCGCTTCATTGAAAGAGCCGAGTCCGACCCCGAAAAGGCGCGTTTTTGCGGCTTTTCTTCTGTCAGCATTGATCACaccggcttcggcttcgggaAACATGCCTGTCCCGGCCGCACTTATGTGGCACTGGAGCTTAAAGTCCTCCTGGCTCATATTCTGCTCAAGTACGACTTTAAAATGCCGGATAGCGCCGAGCCCAGTCTCATGAACCACGGGTTCGACAGCCTCACTGATATGACGGCCTCTGTCCTAGTTAAGAGACGGAAGGAAGAGATTGAGTTGCCGGCTTAA
- a CDS encoding Capsule polysaccharide biosynthesis protein, producing MPAIRQAPSGTLRIPSSQLDTRSDEDIIALLTAPTKPDGDEKNLWAYWHTGFNAMPPWSKRNVVHWARLLGPSWNVRVLDGVPGSPSNASCFVPPEMLPEAMRKGSMSGPYVATHSADFVRLPLLYLYGGCWLDVGAILVRSIDDIWSLLVDPETPYEFAAFTYETRPGEMSIINTWMMARKDCDLIRRWHETFLYIWGNATSCEGLSRHPLLRHLKPYGAPTDKIIMNEKHEEVTKSRAIMDYGAQVHCLERLRDLVDKEDGWNGRDWIERKAFLLPALKEMWYYQERTGFMGYKQFELLTTRYDAPEEQRKDAETFVNDMLANTLLMKFCHGLKNAMASSLADIWDDPQHHDTDCAPETFAEYLRWGTINLRQTRQLVPEKLTPAEGEPHRVGMFEPFYSAEA from the coding sequence ATGCCCGCAATAAGACAAGCCCCGAGCGGCACACTGCGAATTCCCTCATCTCAGCTGGACACCCGTAGTGACGAAGATATCATTGCCCTGCTGACGGCGCCCACCAAGCCAGATGGCGATGAAAAGAATTTGTGGGCTTATTGGCACACGGGGTTCAACGCCATGCCGCCCTGGTCGAAGCGGAACGTTGTGCACTGGGCACGACTGTTGGGCCCATCATGGAACGTACGCGTGCTGGATGGTGTCCCTGGCTCTCCAAGCAACGCAAGCTGTTTCGTGCCACCGGAGATGCTCCCAGAAGCCATGAGAAAGGGGAGCATGTCGGGCCCGTACGTCGCCACGCACTCGGCCGACTTCGTGCGCCTCCCTCTGCTTTACTTGTATGGAGGCTGCTGGTTGGATGTCGGGGCAATCTTGGTGCGCTCCATCGACGACATCTGGAGCTTGCTTGTAGACCCCGAGACCCCATACGAATTCGCAGCTTTCACGTACGAAACGCGTCCGGGTGAGATGTCGATCATCAACACATGGATGATGGCGCGGAAAGACTGCGATCTCATCCGCCGCTGGCACGAGACGTTTCTTTACATCTGGGGCAACGCTACGAGCTGCGAAGGTCTCTCTCGCCACCCCCTCCTACGCCATCTCAAGCCATACGGCGCGCCCACAGACAAGATTATCATGAACGAGAAACACGAGGAGGTCACCAAGTCTCGCGCCATCATGGATTATGGGGCCCAGGTACATTGCCTGGAGCGACTGCGTGACTTGGTGGACAAGGAAGACGGATGGAACGGCCGCGACTGGATTGAAAGGAAGGCTTTCCTACTCCCGGCATTGAAAGAGATGTGGTACTACCAGGAGAGAACGGGATTCATGGGCTACAAGCAGTTCGAGTTGCTGACGACACGCTACGATGCCCCAGAAGAGCAGCGAAAGGACGCAGAGACGTTCGTCAATGACATGCTCGCTAATACGCTTCTGATGAAGTTCTGCCATGGCCTGAAGAATGCCATGGCTTCTAGCCTAGCGGACATCTGGGATGACCCTCAACACCACGACACCGACTGTGCACCCGAAACATTTGCCGAGTATCTTCGTTGGGGCACAATCAATTTACGCCAGACGAGACAGCTAGTTCCGGAGAAACTGACTCCAGCAGAAGGAGAGCCACACCGCGTGGGCATGTTTGAGCCGTTTTACAGTGCAGAAGCGTAG
- a CDS encoding Catalyzes late reaction in the cephamycin biosynthetic pathway codes for MATVTTMSPRDVQATFTYVDLSNPTWADPISFPSDEEQRKNIKDLPGNQKPVVSREFVVKDVSAEIDKFTLETHGFQYVKHQTKVSKAEFADDERVKAVLYPEVIDLVKKLTGASYVYCYDHQTRGPVKPNANKEIPTENPVHFVHCDQSYDGAKIIALSRIPDKSFAEKVVQGRFAIMNVWRPVKTIYKDPFACADATSVVDETDLAPMPIQADERVEEAWAVGPNENHRWYFKYAQQPDEVLIFKNFDSHGPVRRIVHSAFIDPEHAQGYDRESIEMRCIVSYDQTPPKEDA; via the exons ATGGCCACAGTTACCACCATGTCCCCCCGTGACGTTCAGGCGACTTTCACCTATGTGGACTTGAGCAATCCCACTTGGGCAGACCCTATTTCGTTTCCCTCAGACGAGGAACAGCG AAAGAACATCAAAGATCTCCCTGGGAACCAGAAGCCTGTGGTATCTCGAGAATTTGTGGTTAAGGACGTCAGTGCCGAGATAGACAAGTTCACTCTCGAAACCCATGGTTTCCAATACGTCAAACATCAAACCAAAGTGTCCAAAGCCGAGTTCGCCGATGATGAAAGGGTCAAGGCTGTTTTGTACCCAGAGGTCATTGATCTCGTTAAGAAGTT AACCGGAGCTTCTTATGTTTACTGCTACGATCACCAGACTCGCGGGCCCGTGAAGCCCAACGCCAACAAGGAAATTCCAACGGAGAACCCTGTTCACTTTGTTCACTGCGATCAGTCGTACGACGGAGCAAAGATCATTGCTCTGAGCCGTATTCCGGACAAGTCGTTTGCGGAAAAGGTTGTTCAGGGGCGCTTCGCCATCATGAAC GTCTGGCGGCCTGTCAAGACGATCTACAAGGATCCGTTCGCGTGTGCCGATGCCACATCCGTAGTCGATGAAACGGACTTGGCTCCTATGCCCATCCAGGCGGATGAACGTGTAGAGGAGGCCTGGGCTGTAGGTCCAAACGAGAACCATCGCTGGTATTTCAAGTACGCCCAGCAGCCAGACGAGGTTTTGATTTTCAAAAACTTCGATTCGCATGGGCCCGTCCGAAGGATTGTGCATTCGGCTTTCATCGACCCAGAACATGCTCAAGGCTACGATAGAGAGAGCATCGAGATGCGCTGCATTGTCTCGTATGACCAGACTCCTCCCAAGGAGGATGCATAG
- a CDS encoding Cytochrome P450, with amino-acid sequence MAFMQNNLITFSEHFPSPGLWLSLLLGLWAVYILAVTAYRLYFHPLARFPGPKVAAATHLYEIAWDYLGKGAYLYEIERLHRKYGPIIRVNPEEISINDPTYYNTLYVGGAVRRTNAYAHFGDGMDFNGSHGMTVDHDHHRLRRKPMEPFFSKNGVARLESRLHELTVTMIQRLTELKGTGKVVRLDHVFAAMAGDVVNVVCIANPTMSFLRHPDFNPDWYNLFHTLIRSMPIFMNFPSLIKLVRLVPTSLLERLDPRSQMFRDWRIMSVNHIVDAKRRKEKGLTFVDENDKMKCETLFDHIVNSDLPESEKSVERLASEAQVVMGAGTVTTARTMDYLAVHILLNEHIHNRLREELKGPMKDFPEVIPSLAELERLPFLQACIKEALRLSPGLTHRLPRVSPDVDLIYKDWVIPRGTPVGMSAWYMHTDPAVYDDAMKYRPERWLENVTPEMIRNYVPFTKGSRRCLGVELSYAEITLVFAALFCPQGPKLRLFKTSAVDADPACHFLLPLPRLESEGIRVKVEG; translated from the exons ATGGCATTCATGCAAAATAACCTCATTACCTTTTCAGAACACTTCCCAAGCCCAGGTCTGTGGCTGTCTTTACTTTTGGGACTTTGGGCTGTCTACATTCTTGCTGTGACCGCCTATCGCCTATACTTCCATCCCCTGGCCCGGTTTCCCGGGCCCAaggttgctgctgctacaCATCTCTATGAGATAGCCTGGGACTACCTGGGCAAAGGGGCTTACCTCTATGAGATAGAAAGGTTGCACAGAAAATATG GTCCTATCATTCGAGTAAATCCGGAAGAAATTTCAATCAACGACCCAACGTACTACAACACTTTGTATGTGGGCGGTGCCGTAAGACGAACCAACGCCTATGCCCATTTTGGGGATGGTATGGACTTCAATG GTTCCCACGGCATGACCGTAGATCATGATCATCACAGGCTTCGTCGGAAACCTATGGAGCCTTTCTTCTCCAAGAACGGGGTTGCTCGTCTGGAGTCTCGACTTCACGAACTGACGGTCACCATGATACAGCGTCTCACGGAGTTGAAAGGCACTGGTAAAGTTGTCAGGCTTGACcacgtcttcgccgccatggcAGGTGATGTAGTCAATGTCGTCTGCATCGCGAATCCTACTATGTCATTCTTGCGCCATCCAGACTTTAATCCCGACTG GTACAACCTGTTCCATACGCTCATCAGGTCGATGCCGATATTCATGAATTTCCCTTCGCTCATCAA ACTTGTGAGGCTTGTCCCCACCTCACTGTTGGAGCGTCTCGATCCCCGGAGCCAGATGTTCCGGGACTGGCGAATT ATGTCCGTGAACCACATAGTCGATGCAAAGCGACGAAAGGAGAAAGGTCTTACTTTTGTGGACGAGAACGACAAGATGAAGTGCGAGACGCTTTTCGATCACATCGTCAACAGCGATTTGCCAGAGTCTGAAAAGTCCGTAGAGCGTTTGGCGTCCGAGGCCCAGGTCGTCATGGGTGCGGGCACCGTAACAACGGCACGCACGATGGACTATCTTGCTGTGCATATCCTACTCAATGAACACATCCACAATCGGTTACGAGAAGAGCTCAAGGGTCCCATGAAGGACTTCCCTGAAGTTATTCCCTCTCTAGCGGAGCTCGAACGTCTTCCCTTTCTCCAAGCTTGCATTAAGGAGGCTTTACGTCTAAGCCCTGGGTTGACACATCGGCTTCCTCGGGTATCGCCTGATGTCGACCTTATCTACAAAGATTGGGTGATTCCTCGAGGT ACACCTGTTGGCATGTCAGCTTGGTACATGCATACGGATCCAGCAGTCTACGATGATGCAATGAAGTACCGCCCAGAGCGGTGGTTAGAGAACGTGACACCCGAGATGATTCGAAACTATGTACCCTTCACCAAAGGTTCCCGCCGATGTCTTGGAGTGGA ATTATCATACGCCGAAATCACCCTCGTGTTCGCAGCTTTGTTCTGTCCGCAAGGGCCGAAACTGAGGTTGTTCAAAACCAGCGCGGTAGATGCAGACCCAGCTTGTCATTTTCTTTTACCATTGCCTCGTCTGGAAAGTGAGGGCATCCGCGTCAAAGTTGAGGGCTGA
- a CDS encoding Benzoate 4-monooxygenase cytochrome P450, whose product MNTSVREDLRFSSLDRALDLLPILLRPSRPSIIHSNMFSYQINSSEYLALRLYVGVVFLFCIGILGSFFVKALYNVFMHPLRKFPGPLLARSSRLYYSYHRSTGNLELITKELHEKYGDVVRLAPDECESFFKMFEPPSIDHQVVSFINGTSWDDIYGFKSKKRPGARLDKEPFFYMGAIAPNGEKNLGASSNADHSRIRGVLSHAFSEKALYAQETVLMHHIHHMVRRIRQLRGTPTDAVRWLHHCTYDIISDLALGVSSGALDCDDWSPQAHLIFEGIKEGIAVVEMLRFMPYRFHMMRLLMWAFGRSRRLAFEAAVDKARVRMATGNYERPDFMSYILEANDTAKALTPAEITANVALLLDVGSETTASLLAGCLFYLSKNPDLLRRLTTTIREEFASANEMDSKRLGRLPFLQAVLKESLRIYPPVAGATPRVTPPSGCMGERQAIRLSATQIADIILVNGHFVPGNTIVAINQYATNTADVNFKDALEFAPERWLDEEGFEVDNQAAFQPFSHGARNCLGRNLAWAEMRLILGHLLWNFDLELHPSSQQWSQQKTWFIWDKPDLMMVFKERADK is encoded by the exons ATGAACACTAGTGTGAGAGAAGACCTGCGGTTCTCTTCACTTGATCGAGCTCTCGATCTATTGCCGATTCTCCTACGCCCTTCCAGACCGTCGATAATTCATAGCAATATGTTCTCATACCAGATCAATAGCAGCGAGTATTTGGCTCTTCGACTCTATGTTGGCGTCGTGTTTCTGTTTTGTATTGGC ATACTGGGAAGCTTCTTCGTCAAAGCTTTGTACAATGTCTTTATGCACCCCTTGAGAAAATTTCCCGGCCCTCTCTTGGCGAGATCTTCTCGTCTCTATTATTCTTATCATCGAAGCACCGGGAACCTCGAATTAATCACCAAAGAGCTCCACGAAAAATACGGCGATGTTGTTCGACTTGCCCCCGACGAATGTGAGTCGTTTTTCAAGATGTTCGAGCCACCATCCATTGACCATCAGGTAGTAAGTTTCATCAACGGCACATCGTGGGATGACATCTACGGATTCAAGTCCAAGAAGCGTCCTGGGGCCCGATTAGATAAAGAGCCGTTCTTCTACATGGGAGCCATCGCTCCGAACGGAGAGAAAAACCTAGGGGCCTCTTCGAACGCAGACCATTCCCGTATCCGTGGAGTTTTGTCGCATGCTTTCTCGGAAAAGGCTTTATATGCCCAGGAGACCGTGCTAATGCACCACATCCATCATATGGTGCGAAGAATCCGCCAGCTTCGTGGAACACCCACTGATGCTGTGCGCTGGCTTCACCACTGCACCTACGACATCATCTCTgatcttgccctcggcgtcagCTCGGGGGCACTTGATTGCGACGACTGGAGCCCACAAGCCCATCTGATATTTGAAGGTATCAAAGAGGGCATTGCGGTCGTAGAGATGCTGCGCTTCATGCCGTACAGGTTTCACATGATGCGTCTGTTGATGTGGGCATTTGGGCGTTCACGACGTCTGGCGTTTGAAGCGGCCGTCGACAAGGCACGGGTGCGCATGGCGACTGGGAACTACGAAAGGCCTGATTTTATGTCGTACATCTTGGAAGCCAACGACACTGCAAAGGCACtgacgccggccgagatcACCGCGAACGtggcccttctcctcgatgTCGGATCagagacgacggcgtcgcttCTTGCCGGATGTCTGTTCTACCTGTCCAAGAACCCAGACCTCTTGCGGAGGCTCACAACGACCATTCGGGAAGAATTCGCCTCAGCAAACGAGATGGATAGCAAAAGGCTAGGCAGGCTGCCGTTTCTCCAAGCTGTGCTCAAAGAGTCCCTTCGGATATACCCGCCCGTAGCAGGGGCCACGCCTCGTGTCACACCACCCTCTGGGTGTATGGGTGAGCGTCAAGCCATTCGACTGAGCGCAACTCAAATCGCTGATATTATTTTAGTCAATGGGCATTTCGTTCCTGGAAACACGATTGTTGCTATCAACCAGTATGCTACAAACACGGCCGACGTGAACTTCAAAGACGCTCTTGAGTTCGCACCTGAGCGATGGTTAGACGAAGAAGGGTTCGAAGTTGACAACCAGGCTGCATTTCAACCTTTCTCTCATGGTGCAAGGAATTGTTTGGGTCGAAA CCTGGCTTGGGCTGAGATGCGGCTTATTTTGGGACACTTGCTATGGAACTTTGATTTGGAATTACACCCATCTTCCCAGCAGTGGAGCCAGCAGAAAACTTGGTTCATTTGGGACAAGCCAGACTTGATGATGGTCTTCAAGGAGCGCGCGGACAAATGA